The Pelotomaculum isophthalicicum JI genome has a segment encoding these proteins:
- a CDS encoding sigma-54 interaction domain-containing protein — MFNSLVESIGILGRAVLDSSPEGILLADREGNIVYANNSYTLICRNDGQKRIGQNILKTNPYGALTEVILTGQPVFGKKHLPPGAQTEVLSNAFPIHIDNQFVGAIVFFRGVPEAMNMLDKLAKAREDIRISSDRSNQIGQAIYDFNTIAGQTQCFKEAVTIAKRVSRTDSTVLLRGESGTGKQLFAEAIHNNSTRRYQPFVNVNCAAVPDSLLESEFFGYEKGSFTGAGHQKIGTFELANQGTIFLDEIGDMDLRLQAKLLQVLQSGKFRRLGGTKEIKVNTRVIAATNRNLEELITKDLFRIDLYYRLNVVSIEIPPLRERIDDIPLVARNLLPKISCRVGRVIKGLENEALGKLANHCWPGNIRELENVLEKAGTLCDGEWIKADDICLSPLPSQKPESIVSLEELERSMISRALAKYGPSLAGKKEAAQALGISLTTLYNKLRKFKCD, encoded by the coding sequence TTGTTTAATAGCCTTGTAGAAAGTATCGGTATACTGGGGCGCGCAGTTTTAGACTCTTCCCCGGAGGGAATTCTTCTTGCTGATCGCGAAGGCAATATTGTCTATGCCAATAATTCATACACTTTAATTTGTAGAAATGACGGACAGAAAAGAATTGGTCAAAATATATTAAAAACGAACCCGTATGGAGCATTAACAGAGGTTATATTGACTGGTCAACCGGTTTTTGGCAAAAAACATTTGCCACCGGGAGCTCAAACTGAAGTCCTTTCCAACGCCTTTCCGATCCACATTGACAACCAGTTTGTTGGGGCAATTGTATTCTTTCGTGGAGTCCCGGAAGCGATGAACATGTTAGATAAATTAGCTAAAGCCCGGGAAGACATTCGGATCTCTTCAGATAGGTCCAATCAAATTGGACAGGCAATATATGATTTTAATACAATAGCTGGTCAAACTCAATGTTTTAAAGAAGCCGTAACTATAGCTAAGCGAGTTTCACGGACAGACTCCACCGTACTTTTACGAGGGGAAAGCGGTACGGGAAAGCAGTTGTTCGCTGAAGCCATTCATAATAACAGCACACGTCGGTATCAGCCGTTTGTTAATGTGAATTGCGCGGCCGTTCCGGATAGTCTCTTGGAAAGTGAATTTTTCGGCTATGAAAAAGGTTCATTTACTGGAGCAGGTCATCAAAAAATTGGGACTTTCGAATTAGCTAATCAAGGGACTATTTTTCTGGATGAGATTGGAGATATGGATTTGCGGCTGCAGGCCAAACTGCTGCAGGTGCTCCAGAGCGGAAAGTTCCGTCGCTTGGGGGGCACTAAAGAAATAAAAGTAAATACGCGTGTGATCGCCGCGACCAACCGGAACTTAGAGGAATTAATTACAAAGGATTTGTTTCGAATAGATTTATATTACCGGTTGAATGTAGTGAGTATAGAGATTCCACCGCTGCGTGAACGAATTGACGATATTCCCTTGGTAGCGCGGAACTTGCTGCCTAAAATTAGCTGCCGGGTTGGTAGGGTAATAAAAGGTTTGGAAAATGAAGCTTTAGGCAAGTTGGCAAACCACTGCTGGCCGGGAAATATTCGTGAATTGGAAAATGTTCTGGAAAAAGCCGGCACTCTATGTGACGGGGAATGGATCAAGGCGGATGATATTTGCCTGTCGCCACTGCCTTCTCAAAAACCTGAATCCATTGTCTCGTTAGAGGAACTGGAAAGGTCGATGATAAGCCGTGCACTCGCAAAGTACGGCCCTTCCTTGGCCGGCAAAAAAGAAGCTGCCCAAGCGTTAGGTATCTCTTTAACAACATTATATAATAAATTGCGAAAGTTTAAATGTGATTAA
- a CDS encoding UbiD family decarboxylase codes for MKDLRHFINVLEKNGELVRIKKEVDWDIELGAISRRVYDQYGPCLWFENVKDYPGYSVVNGECGTWRRVALAMGLDADTPLREIYKIYEERIQGRVQPNIVDRKDAPCKENVFVGADADIYKLPAPLIHEGDGGRYIATWDIIINKDPEVNWTNWGMYRFMIHNKNFLAGWPQTTSQFAMILNERYVPKGQDMPVAIVIGSHPLDHMVATAPLKPGVNEVEVAGSLRGEPVDLVKCETCDIMVPANAEIVIEGEVPVDAIVPDGPFGEYPGYRSGTMAEGVGFRIKAITHRNNPILSMTALGAPVDDSSIAASLTAAVGMKIGLKRRGIDVTDVYVPPEGVTHLAIVGVKTGGIETTKKVLDFFIARRVMVLKCIVVDKDVDVFDMKQWMHAFATKCHPGRSILVEHFVGKSNALTPCYDADERRILKGAFAAFDATWPLEWPKENIPPRATFEDIYSQETKEKVLAKWHEYGL; via the coding sequence GTGAAAGATTTGAGGCATTTTATCAACGTTCTTGAGAAAAATGGAGAATTGGTGCGAATCAAAAAGGAAGTGGATTGGGATATTGAATTAGGAGCGATCAGCCGCCGGGTGTACGACCAGTACGGCCCGTGCCTTTGGTTCGAGAATGTGAAAGATTACCCGGGATACTCCGTCGTTAACGGCGAGTGCGGCACCTGGCGGCGGGTAGCTCTCGCGATGGGATTGGATGCGGACACGCCGTTACGTGAGATTTACAAGATATATGAAGAGCGGATTCAAGGGCGTGTTCAGCCCAATATCGTTGATCGCAAAGACGCACCCTGCAAGGAAAATGTTTTCGTCGGGGCAGACGCGGACATCTACAAGCTCCCGGCGCCGCTCATTCACGAGGGAGACGGCGGGCGCTACATCGCCACCTGGGACATAATCATAAATAAAGACCCGGAAGTCAACTGGACGAACTGGGGCATGTACCGCTTCATGATCCACAACAAGAATTTTCTTGCCGGCTGGCCCCAGACTACCAGCCAGTTTGCCATGATCCTGAACGAGAGATACGTGCCTAAGGGCCAGGATATGCCGGTAGCTATAGTCATTGGCTCGCATCCCCTCGATCATATGGTAGCCACCGCGCCGTTAAAGCCTGGCGTGAATGAGGTCGAGGTGGCCGGATCCTTGCGGGGAGAACCGGTTGACCTGGTGAAGTGCGAGACATGCGACATTATGGTGCCGGCCAATGCGGAAATCGTTATTGAAGGAGAAGTCCCCGTGGACGCTATCGTTCCGGACGGGCCCTTTGGCGAATACCCGGGCTATCGGAGCGGCACCATGGCGGAAGGCGTGGGATTCAGGATTAAGGCGATCACGCACCGGAACAACCCCATTTTATCAATGACTGCCCTGGGCGCCCCGGTTGACGACAGCTCAATCGCCGCTTCTCTGACCGCGGCCGTAGGGATGAAGATTGGTCTGAAGAGACGGGGCATTGACGTAACAGATGTGTACGTGCCGCCGGAAGGAGTCACCCACCTGGCTATCGTCGGGGTGAAAACAGGCGGAATCGAAACTACCAAGAAAGTCCTCGACTTCTTTATCGCGCGGCGGGTAATGGTTCTGAAATGCATCGTGGTGGACAAGGATGTCGATGTCTTCGATATGAAGCAGTGGATGCACGCTTTTGCCACCAAGTGCCACCCGGGACGGAGCATCCTCGTGGAACACTTCGTAGGCAAGTCCAATGCCCTCACCCCCTGCTACGATGCTGACGAACGGCGTATCCTCAAGGGAGCGTTCGCGGCCTTCGACGCTACCTGGCCGTTGGAGTGGCCGAAAGAAAATATTCCTCCGAGAGCCACTTTTGAAGATATTTACTCGCAGGAAACGAAGGAAAAAGTGCTGGCGAAATGGCATGAATACGGACTTTAA